A region from the Triticum urartu cultivar G1812 chromosome 1, Tu2.1, whole genome shotgun sequence genome encodes:
- the LOC125541519 gene encoding disease resistance protein PIK6-NP-like, with product MMQCFLNTTDEERAKNAVVKAWVRQIRDLAYDVEDCIEFVVHLDNKPAWWWRVVPSCMAPPLPLDQAVNNITELKARVQDVSQRNMRYNLVNDSGSKPFVAQPHPPHPPITGAAKFDMLAQAKDAAKKQHVLWNLADLVNRQDRALEVISLWGTGGDLGMTSIVRKAYVDPEIRRNFTCRAWVKIMHPFNPDEFIQSFLAQLHARSRQEQ from the coding sequence ATGATGCAGTGCTTCCTCAACACCACCGACGAGGAGCGCGCCAAGAACGCCGTGGTGAAGGCCTGGGTGAGGCAGATCCGGGACCTGGCTTACGATGTGGAAGACTGCATCGAGTTTGTTGTCCACCTAGACAACAAGCCGGCCTGGTGGTGGCGTGTGGTGCCGTCCTGCATGGCGCCGCCGCTGCCCCTGGACCAGGCCGTCAACAACATAACGGAGCTCAAGGCGAGGGTCCAGGATGTGAGCCAGCGAAACATGCGCTACAATCTCGTCAATGACTCTGGGTCCAAGCCATTTGTTGCACAGCCGCATCCACCGCATCCACCGATCACTGGCGCGGCTAAGTTCGACATGCTTGCCCAGGCCAAGGATGCGGCCAAGAAGCAGCATGTTTTATGGAACCTCGCCGACCTGGTCAATCGTCAAGACCGTGCCCTTGAAGTGATCTCTTTGTGGGGAACCGGCGGTGATCTTGGGATGACATCCATCGTTAGGAAGGCCTATGTCGACCCTGAGATCCGCCGAAACTTCACATGCCGTGCTTGGGTAAAGATCATGCATCCTTTTAATCCTGACGAGTTCATCCAGAGCTTCTTGGCCCAGTTGCACGCGAGGTCACGCCAAGAGCAATGA